In Haloplanus rubicundus, one DNA window encodes the following:
- the csg gene encoding HVO_2072 family ArtA-dependent S-layer glycoprotein has protein sequence MTDYNQKVRAVILAALMVFSVFAGTVALSGSAAAANVGTQPSDAGTPPTNVANTTVTHSVVFNVTEDPNFGNSSEEIILTLNDGAVTGSASITDVSDVSIINNSREEVPVSTQQASAPQIVYDSTTTSGTGNEYRVEAQVEIDYSDITTSGDVDVDLRSTSGGDTTLDTVTVSTDETRAGPNGEVGEFNTQDGTGTIYSGATVFQGESDVFLAGAISGGVEKTAGDAEGVPLETPNVPQDQPTGSYTTSGNAGSPGVTVQTPRVTTLDVLNSNLEDIAGGSVAEGTSPTSGEDGTNAGNLTVVGAWNYQDAENLELTVEDDSGLDVTGDVIDDNVQQSNDAVRTGSETGQSFTNPEGASRGGDAAVNEVLYPIDLANTGTGTYTITLAGTDDLGFGQASQSTTITVTGDDDANIELDSDNVVRGEDVRFEIGGSDAGDTHVVIIEADDFRDGVSPENAARIFRQVGDTSEVGVVTDSPGDAAKYNRSTVDDTGINGDMQYAYANITIDDDTGVGVGQIETQYLDETDVEMTLYNGTTEVPFELGSTTDTEGEDDEQTLEVEEGDLSIESPGNAYVVGSEVEVNGTASEGIDDVAFFARRNDDYEIVEIDGSNTITVDADGTFEEEDVVLSEGEGTGNDILSLPGTYRFGVVDVGGLSGSPDTNDDYDLSPSEFNTNTSTQQSLRVTDTELSATVKTVGGQVSTTDSTVNISGSAFGASNVDVLFVGDRGGTHTADISVDDDNTFDEDDVSISGLEDGQRVSVHILIPGRDGEYGTTGESDIDGYLDTKNFGSSTGAQIRANVVADTIEETGSDDRMVTANFRYADAQTQIQTVYPEGMEASGVNPVGVDDTMVVEGATNLRPDDNSITVELLTSEGDSVALATTDEWSYDGTWSTSLELEDVQTGTYDLEADDGENTDLVQVEIVQSVQTATPEPTETPEPTPTDTPEPTPEPTPEPTPEPTPEPTDTATATPTPTEGGGPGFGALVAVIALIAAALLAVRRDN, from the coding sequence ATGACAGACTATAATCAGAAGGTCCGCGCAGTCATCCTGGCCGCGCTCATGGTGTTCAGCGTCTTCGCTGGCACCGTGGCGCTGTCAGGCTCGGCTGCTGCGGCAAATGTTGGTACGCAACCGTCGGATGCGGGTACGCCTCCGACGAACGTTGCGAACACGACAGTAACGCATAGTGTGGTATTCAACGTGACCGAAGACCCGAACTTCGGCAATTCTAGTGAGGAGATCATCCTCACGCTAAACGACGGTGCCGTTACCGGTTCCGCTTCGATTACGGACGTTAGTGATGTTTCCATCATTAACAATTCCCGAGAAGAGGTCCCGGTATCCACTCAGCAAGCTAGCGCGCCGCAGATTGTCTACGACTCCACAACTACCAGTGGCACTGGTAATGAGTACCGAGTTGAAGCTCAAGTGGAGATAGACTACTCTGATATCACTACCAGCGGTGACGTGGACGTGGATCTGAGGAGCACCAGTGGTGGTGACACCACCCTTGACACCGTCACCGTCAGCACCGACGAGACCCGCGCGGGTCCGAACGGTGAGGTCGGTGAGTTCAACACCCAGGACGGTACGGGTACCATCTACAGTGGTGCGACCGTCTTCCAGGGTGAATCCGACGTCTTCCTCGCCGGCGCCATCTCCGGCGGCGTCGAGAAGACGGCCGGTGACGCCGAGGGCGTCCCCCTCGAAACGCCGAACGTCCCCCAGGACCAGCCGACTGGTTCCTACACGACGTCCGGTAACGCCGGCAGTCCGGGCGTGACCGTCCAGACGCCGCGTGTGACCACGCTGGACGTCCTCAACAGCAACCTCGAGGACATCGCGGGCGGATCCGTCGCTGAGGGCACGAGCCCGACCAGCGGCGAGGACGGCACGAACGCCGGTAACCTGACCGTCGTCGGTGCCTGGAACTACCAGGACGCCGAGAACCTCGAACTGACCGTCGAGGACGACTCCGGTCTCGACGTGACCGGTGACGTCATCGACGACAACGTGCAGCAATCCAACGACGCCGTGCGCACCGGTAGCGAGACGGGCCAGAGCTTCACGAACCCTGAAGGCGCCAGCCGCGGTGGCGACGCAGCGGTCAACGAAGTCCTCTACCCGATCGACCTCGCGAACACGGGTACGGGCACGTACACGATCACCCTGGCCGGGACCGACGACCTCGGCTTCGGTCAGGCCAGCCAGTCCACGACCATCACCGTCACCGGTGATGACGACGCGAACATCGAACTCGACTCGGACAACGTCGTCCGCGGTGAGGACGTCCGCTTCGAGATTGGCGGTTCGGACGCTGGTGACACGCACGTGGTCATCATCGAGGCTGACGACTTCCGTGACGGCGTCTCCCCCGAGAACGCCGCGCGGATCTTCCGGCAGGTCGGCGACACCAGCGAAGTCGGTGTCGTGACCGACTCGCCCGGCGATGCCGCCAAGTACAACCGGTCGACGGTTGACGACACTGGCATCAACGGCGACATGCAGTACGCCTACGCCAACATCACGATCGACGACGACACGGGTGTCGGCGTCGGTCAGATCGAGACGCAGTACCTCGACGAGACGGACGTCGAGATGACGCTCTACAACGGGACGACTGAAGTGCCGTTCGAGCTCGGTAGCACGACCGACACCGAAGGCGAGGACGACGAGCAGACGCTGGAAGTCGAGGAAGGCGACCTCTCGATCGAATCGCCCGGTAACGCGTACGTCGTCGGCAGCGAAGTCGAGGTCAACGGCACGGCCTCGGAAGGCATCGACGACGTTGCCTTCTTCGCCCGCCGTAACGACGACTACGAGATCGTCGAAATCGACGGCTCCAACACGATCACCGTCGACGCCGACGGCACGTTCGAAGAGGAAGACGTCGTCCTCAGCGAAGGGGAAGGCACCGGGAACGACATCCTGTCGCTCCCCGGCACCTACCGCTTCGGTGTGGTTGACGTCGGCGGCCTCTCGGGCTCGCCCGACACCAACGACGACTACGACCTGTCGCCCTCGGAGTTCAACACGAACACGAGCACCCAGCAGTCGCTGCGGGTGACCGACACGGAACTGTCGGCGACGGTCAAGACCGTCGGCGGTCAGGTCTCGACCACCGACTCGACCGTGAACATCTCGGGTAGTGCGTTCGGCGCCTCGAACGTCGACGTCCTGTTCGTCGGCGACCGTGGTGGCACGCACACCGCGGACATCTCGGTCGACGACGACAACACGTTCGACGAGGACGACGTGTCCATCAGCGGTCTCGAGGATGGCCAGCGCGTCAGCGTCCACATCCTGATCCCCGGTCGTGACGGCGAATACGGCACGACCGGCGAGTCCGACATCGACGGCTACCTCGATACGAAGAACTTCGGCAGCTCGACGGGTGCGCAGATCCGCGCGAACGTCGTTGCCGACACGATCGAGGAGACTGGAAGTGACGACCGCATGGTCACGGCGAACTTCCGCTACGCCGACGCGCAGACGCAGATTCAGACGGTCTACCCCGAAGGCATGGAAGCCTCCGGTGTCAACCCGGTTGGTGTCGACGACACGATGGTCGTTGAAGGTGCGACCAACCTGCGTCCGGACGACAACTCGATCACCGTCGAACTGCTGACGAGCGAGGGTGACTCGGTCGCCCTCGCGACCACCGACGAGTGGTCCTACGACGGCACGTGGTCGACGAGCCTCGAGCTGGAAGACGTCCAGACGGGCACGTACGACCTCGAAGCCGACGACGGTGAGAACACGGACCTCGTTCAGGTAGAGATCGTCCAGAGCGTCCAGACGGCAACGCCGGAACCGACGGAGACGCCGGAACCGACGCCGACTGACACGCCGGAACCGACGCCGGAACCGACGCCGGAACCGACGCCGGAACCGACGCCGGAACCGACGGACACGGCAACGGCCACGCCGACGCCCACTGAGGGTGGCGGTCCTGGCTTCGGTGCCCTCGTCGCCGTCATCGCGCTCATCGCGGCTGCGCTGCTGGCCGTCCGGCGCGACAACTAA